From Pseudonocardia autotrophica, one genomic window encodes:
- a CDS encoding cell division protein PerM, whose translation MSIPSRPTRGRPAPRSRTSGSGAARARGGGRDTAVAERGRPRGENLRDGSGRRGERGGPGHGLDRLRVLLASTMGAVLAGYTMLVPVAALLTGTGGAPVTADGALAAAVPMWLAAHQIPIALNGHPLGVLPLLPTIVVVVMVAWFSRWAVLRLGGRVRHDAGAVVASQAGAAAAVAVLAGALLPREMAVTAPWASLVGAGLIGGTAAGVGVVHACGFPVAWRRVLAGWPGVALAGVRVAATGLLLTAALVLTAALVFTAPAVTEVAARLGPGVGAASGVLVLTVGYLPNALVGALSWATGPGVSMGVAASGPLTAEPGPMPPFPLTALLPVTAVPTAAPLVLLLPVAVGVLTGLACRRALPTGAPTADRIAAPLTAAVVTAVGASVLATVAGGSLGGGPYDPVSFHGGAVFGAVLLLIGLPALLTCAGPELARHVPMGNAAGDRPAPRPVPVRPRGTRQGRPATVGDLVERHRTSGAGRPGRAPAAAAGSEPDGTDAPDSSADGDNAAARDNAAARDNAVARDNAVGGPDDAPDGAPHDAAAGAPDDATAAAADRDAAGAAADPGAAGRPDDEPGR comes from the coding sequence GTGAGCATCCCGTCCCGGCCCACCCGCGGCCGTCCCGCTCCCCGTTCCCGGACGTCCGGCTCCGGGGCGGCACGGGCCCGCGGCGGTGGCCGTGACACGGCCGTCGCCGAGCGCGGGCGGCCCCGCGGCGAGAACCTCCGGGACGGTTCCGGCAGGCGCGGGGAGCGGGGTGGCCCGGGGCACGGTCTGGACCGGCTGCGGGTGCTGCTGGCCTCGACGATGGGCGCGGTGCTGGCCGGCTACACGATGCTGGTGCCGGTCGCCGCACTGCTCACCGGCACCGGTGGTGCCCCGGTGACGGCGGACGGGGCACTCGCCGCCGCCGTCCCGATGTGGCTGGCCGCCCACCAGATCCCGATCGCGCTGAACGGTCATCCGCTCGGGGTGCTGCCGTTGCTGCCGACGATCGTGGTCGTCGTGATGGTCGCCTGGTTCTCCCGCTGGGCGGTGCTCCGGCTGGGCGGGCGGGTCCGGCACGACGCGGGTGCCGTCGTCGCGAGCCAGGCGGGCGCGGCCGCTGCGGTCGCGGTGCTGGCCGGTGCGCTGCTGCCGCGGGAGATGGCGGTGACCGCGCCGTGGGCCTCCCTGGTCGGTGCGGGACTGATCGGCGGCACGGCCGCCGGCGTCGGCGTCGTCCACGCCTGTGGGTTCCCGGTGGCCTGGCGCCGGGTGCTGGCGGGCTGGCCGGGGGTGGCGCTGGCCGGGGTCCGGGTGGCGGCCACCGGGCTGCTGCTGACCGCCGCGCTCGTGCTGACCGCAGCACTGGTGTTCACCGCACCGGCGGTGACCGAGGTCGCGGCCCGGCTCGGCCCGGGCGTGGGCGCCGCGTCCGGGGTGCTCGTGCTGACCGTGGGCTACCTGCCGAACGCCCTGGTCGGCGCTCTGTCGTGGGCGACGGGGCCGGGTGTGTCGATGGGCGTCGCCGCCTCCGGCCCGTTGACCGCCGAACCCGGCCCGATGCCGCCGTTCCCGCTCACCGCGCTGCTCCCGGTGACCGCCGTGCCGACCGCGGCGCCGCTGGTGCTGCTGCTCCCGGTGGCCGTCGGTGTGCTGACCGGCCTGGCCTGCCGGCGTGCGCTGCCGACCGGCGCGCCCACCGCGGACCGGATCGCGGCACCGCTGACCGCCGCCGTGGTCACCGCCGTCGGGGCGTCGGTGCTCGCCACCGTGGCCGGGGGATCGCTCGGTGGCGGCCCGTACGACCCGGTCTCCTTCCACGGCGGCGCGGTCTTCGGAGCGGTGCTGCTGCTGATCGGCCTGCCGGCGCTGCTCACCTGCGCCGGGCCGGAGCTGGCCCGGCACGTCCCGATGGGGAACGCGGCCGGTGACCGCCCGGCGCCACGCCCGGTGCCCGTGCGGCCCCGCGGCACGCGGCAGGGCCGCCCGGCCACGGTCGGGGACCTGGTGGAACGGCACCGCACCTCGGGGGCCGGTAGGCCCGGGCGCGCACCCGCAGCAGCAGCCGGCTCCGAGCCGGACGGCACCGACGCCCCCGACAGCTCTGCCGACGGTGACAACGCTGCCGCCCGTGACAACGCGGCCGCCCGTGACAACGCTGTCGCCCGTGACAACGCTGTCGGCGGCCCTGACGACGCCCCTGACGGCGCTCCCCACGATGCTGCTGCCGGCGCTCCCGATGATGCCACTGCCGCTGCCGCTGATCGGGATGCGGCCGGTGCTGCGGCCGATCCCGGTGCTGCCGGGAGACCGGACGACGAGCCGGGCCGCTGA
- a CDS encoding DUF5336 domain-containing protein, which yields MTSNQPASPGAAPPARSAGAGDPGTLQAGPVRLAVLGGGVLALLALIAAFFDAGAGSLLPLTLVVGGGIAGTLSLLPGTGRTLVAGVTLSGTGVLTMLFLFTASGSPVSAGAAGWITLAAALLSVAALLYGQLLLSGVLSAPAPRPARPSHVPEQQWGTPGLPQSGYPGQPGPGQQQPGYGQYGAAPAAQYGGGHPMAPGYGQQAQPGGHYPGQYGQPGYAVPQPGGYAGGTSAAGAPSGGAFSGVAYGERPVAAPGAGAYGQQPAEAAQHAPGGAAPQGWAPQYDAAAPWTPGGQAPGAPAQAPGSQAPPQQTPVPQSSEQQAPTSQPPTSQPQSGQQLAGQQLAGQPPATQPPSAESPSPSPVQHAAPQQAPVEAPPGTRPYSGEEIPGAEPGTGGGHRYPDPAGAAPADEATRALRAEGGSSSG from the coding sequence ATGACGAGCAACCAGCCCGCCTCCCCGGGCGCGGCACCCCCTGCCCGGTCCGCGGGCGCCGGCGATCCCGGCACGCTCCAGGCGGGTCCGGTCCGGCTCGCGGTACTCGGCGGTGGGGTGCTGGCCCTGCTCGCCCTGATCGCGGCGTTCTTCGACGCCGGGGCGGGCAGCCTGCTCCCGCTGACGCTGGTCGTCGGTGGCGGGATCGCCGGCACCCTGTCGCTGCTGCCCGGCACCGGCCGCACCCTGGTCGCCGGCGTGACGCTGAGCGGGACCGGGGTGCTGACGATGCTGTTCCTGTTCACCGCGAGCGGCAGCCCGGTGTCCGCGGGTGCCGCGGGCTGGATCACGCTGGCGGCGGCCCTGCTGTCGGTGGCCGCCCTGCTCTACGGGCAGCTCCTGCTGTCCGGGGTGCTGTCGGCGCCCGCGCCGCGCCCGGCCCGGCCGTCGCACGTCCCGGAGCAGCAGTGGGGCACGCCGGGGCTGCCGCAGTCCGGCTATCCCGGTCAGCCCGGTCCGGGGCAGCAGCAGCCGGGGTACGGCCAGTACGGCGCCGCCCCGGCCGCCCAGTACGGCGGGGGACATCCGATGGCGCCCGGTTACGGCCAGCAGGCCCAGCCGGGCGGTCACTACCCGGGGCAGTACGGCCAGCCCGGGTACGCCGTGCCGCAGCCGGGTGGCTACGCCGGCGGGACGTCCGCCGCCGGGGCCCCGTCCGGCGGGGCGTTCTCCGGTGTCGCCTACGGCGAGCGTCCGGTCGCGGCCCCCGGGGCCGGGGCGTACGGCCAGCAGCCCGCCGAGGCGGCCCAGCATGCCCCCGGCGGCGCCGCGCCGCAGGGCTGGGCGCCGCAGTACGACGCCGCAGCGCCCTGGACTCCGGGCGGGCAGGCGCCGGGTGCACCGGCTCAGGCTCCCGGCTCGCAGGCACCGCCGCAGCAGACCCCCGTTCCGCAGTCGTCCGAGCAGCAGGCCCCGACGAGCCAGCCCCCGACGAGCCAGCCGCAGTCCGGTCAGCAACTGGCCGGTCAGCAACTGGCCGGTCAGCCCCCGGCCACCCAGCCGCCGTCCGCCGAGTCCCCGTCCCCGTCCCCGGTCCAGCACGCCGCGCCGCAGCAGGCGCCGGTGGAGGCACCGCCCGGCACCCGCCCCTACAGCGGCGAGGAGATCCCCGGCGCCGAACCGGGCACGGGCGGCGGGCACCGCTACCCGGATCCCGCCGGGGCCGCTCCGGCCGACGAGGCGACCCGCGCGCTGCGCGCCGAGGGCGGCTCCTCGTCGGGCTGA
- the sucD gene encoding succinate--CoA ligase subunit alpha encodes MSIFLNENSKVIVQGITGGEGTKHATKMLASGTNIVGGVNARKAGTTHTVGDKDVHVFGTVEEAMKETGADVSVLFVPPKFAKDAVIEAIDAEIPLAVVITEGIPVHDSAYFWAHAVAKGAETTPGAPRTPRTRIIGPNCPGIISPGKSNAGIIPANIAGPGKIGLVSKSGTLTYQMMFELREFGFSTAIGIGGDPVIGTTHIDALEAFEADPETEAIVMIGEIGGDAEERAADFIKANVTKPVAGYVAGFTAPEGKTMGHAGAIVSGSAGTAQAKKEALEAAGVKVGKTPSETAALMKEILSAK; translated from the coding sequence ATGTCGATCTTCCTCAACGAGAACAGCAAGGTCATCGTCCAGGGCATCACCGGCGGCGAGGGCACCAAGCACGCCACCAAGATGCTGGCGTCGGGCACGAACATCGTGGGCGGCGTGAACGCCCGCAAGGCCGGCACCACGCACACGGTGGGCGACAAGGACGTCCACGTGTTCGGCACGGTCGAGGAGGCGATGAAGGAGACCGGCGCCGACGTGTCGGTGCTGTTCGTCCCGCCGAAGTTCGCCAAGGACGCCGTGATCGAGGCGATCGACGCCGAGATCCCGCTGGCCGTGGTGATCACCGAGGGCATCCCGGTGCACGACTCGGCGTACTTCTGGGCGCACGCCGTCGCCAAGGGCGCTGAGACGACCCCGGGGGCACCCCGAACCCCGAGGACCCGGATCATCGGGCCGAACTGCCCGGGCATCATCTCCCCCGGGAAGTCCAACGCGGGCATCATCCCGGCGAACATCGCCGGCCCCGGCAAGATCGGTCTGGTGTCGAAGTCCGGCACCCTGACCTACCAGATGATGTTCGAGCTGCGTGAGTTCGGCTTCTCCACCGCGATCGGCATCGGCGGTGACCCGGTCATCGGCACCACCCACATCGACGCCCTCGAGGCGTTCGAGGCGGACCCGGAGACCGAGGCGATCGTGATGATCGGCGAGATCGGTGGCGACGCCGAGGAGCGGGCTGCCGACTTCATCAAGGCCAACGTCACCAAGCCGGTCGCCGGTTACGTCGCGGGCTTCACCGCCCCGGAGGGCAAGACGATGGGCCACGCCGGCGCCATCGTGTCCGGCTCGGCCGGCACCGCGCAGGCGAAGAAGGAGGCCCTCGAGGCCGCGGGCGTGAAGGTCGGCAAGACGCCGTCCGAGACCGCCGCGCTGATGAAGGAGATCCTCTCCGCGAAGTAG